One genomic region from Alteromonas pelagimontana encodes:
- a CDS encoding class II glutamine amidotransferase yields MCRWIAYTGKPIFLDRLVTQPAHSLVKQSLDSKLNITASGKLLTTNGDGFGIGWYGSHDDPGLFKDDLPAWHDENLKHICHQVKSHTFFAHIRATTTGDIQRTNCHPFSYKNWLFQHNDHVTQFESIRRELQLDIEPSLFPELKGTTDSETFFLLALTYGLTERPKEALQRMVKRVLKALRNNDPTGALNLSCALSDGKTLYTLRFSYNEEAMTQFYSTHSHCFGDFEGPDEKMPSESTVVVSEPLDKASEKWTEIPNNTFTTVVKNNVTIEPFLDESEADSV; encoded by the coding sequence ATGTGCAGATGGATCGCCTACACTGGCAAACCGATATTTTTAGATAGACTTGTCACCCAGCCTGCGCACTCGCTGGTTAAGCAAAGTTTAGACAGTAAATTAAATATCACTGCCTCAGGCAAGCTGTTAACAACTAACGGTGATGGCTTTGGCATTGGCTGGTACGGCAGTCATGATGACCCTGGCTTGTTTAAAGATGATCTTCCCGCATGGCACGATGAAAACTTAAAACATATTTGTCATCAGGTAAAATCGCACACGTTTTTTGCTCATATTCGCGCCACGACTACTGGTGATATCCAGCGAACGAACTGTCACCCTTTTTCCTATAAGAACTGGTTGTTCCAGCATAACGACCATGTTACGCAATTTGAAAGCATACGCAGGGAACTGCAACTGGATATTGAACCCTCATTGTTCCCCGAATTAAAAGGCACCACTGACAGTGAAACCTTTTTCTTGCTCGCGTTGACCTATGGTTTAACAGAACGCCCAAAAGAAGCTTTACAGCGGATGGTGAAGCGAGTACTTAAAGCGCTTAGAAACAATGATCCGACAGGCGCATTAAATCTTTCTTGTGCCTTGTCTGATGGTAAGACTCTTTATACTCTGAGGTTTTCGTATAATGAAGAAGCAATGACCCAATTCTATTCTACCCACAGCCATTGCTTTGGTGACTTTGAAGGACCGGATGAAAAAATGCCAAGTGAGAGTACCGTGGTGGTCTCAGAACCTTTAGACAAGGCAAGCGAAAAGTGGACTGAAATCCCCAACAATACGTTTACTACGGTCGTTAAAAACAATGTGACCATTGAACCATTCCTTGATGAAAGCGAGGCCGATTCCGTTTAG
- a CDS encoding TonB-dependent receptor — protein sequence MKNQKHFLATSIALALLASASGSAMAQEQPAEDNDEGVEVIEVRGLRSSLDMAAQIKRNSDKVVDAIVADDIGKFPDTTTAAALQRIPGVQVTTGDNNEITGPIIRGIGDILTTLDGREIFTGVGRGFAFQDLPAEALAGADVFKSNTADLIEGGVAGVVNLQLHKPLNFDEGLTSAFNTRVFYGDNVEKANYNIGGLVSNHWSNEYGDMGALFNISYSDIDFDRPVSYNCDPRSGTNGPQGGEGAILPTCVGGVSQFGGYQRPQFNMALQWVTPSGLELYADGIYTEYKSDWESDFIFSDIFAAESITNVELTDDCGQYRVQGAGFGGTPDDPLQDLCIGQSARFNNVPGLSSTQAKETGTDQYLVAFGARYNTGNWQMDADFSYQRSHTENRSIIVDVGKQIEAVDIVINNDGYGTTQMPGSPLSDASDFRFANSLVQDLNDAVGEQYAFEGNAVYFMQGLFTELQMGVRYADRDSVFRATPPGGPASPGGNRETLVDSVGLPDDFLITSPTNIPYINNGENWVTPDRDFLINNTETLRQIYGAPSGDPDWDPARNYDADEQTYSAYVQGKYGYEFSNGMFIDGLLGVRATRTDRSLTGTGLVRPAPTEDNPNPPAVPTPVTTDTGETNFLPNFSARLEVTEDVQLRFTAARTLARPAFGDLNPGLTYDVPINANIRPNGSGGNPDLKPQKSNAYDATVEYYFAPSSYIATAIYYRTLKDRTVVEVSPEVIDGIEYNITRPRNAASATLQGVEVSGQLFFDSLIEQTPDWLNGFGLMANFTLADSEITTENDPLQGEPLQGVSKHSYTAGVLYENHGFTGRLVYTYRSEYSEFLIGGALKPEGAGEYFNKVKGNGRVDFSLGYDINEHLTVSIDGTNLNGETYRSYFGTPAFPHDVRDDERTFGLSIRGSY from the coding sequence ATGAAGAATCAAAAGCATTTTTTAGCCACCTCGATTGCCTTGGCGTTGTTGGCGTCTGCATCAGGCAGTGCAATGGCACAGGAACAGCCCGCTGAAGACAACGATGAGGGTGTTGAAGTTATAGAAGTAAGAGGTTTGCGCAGCAGCCTTGACATGGCAGCGCAAATCAAGCGCAATTCAGATAAGGTAGTTGATGCCATTGTTGCCGATGATATTGGTAAATTTCCCGACACCACAACCGCCGCAGCGCTCCAACGTATTCCCGGCGTTCAAGTGACCACCGGTGATAATAACGAAATTACCGGGCCAATTATTCGTGGTATCGGTGACATTCTTACTACGTTGGACGGGCGCGAGATATTCACCGGTGTAGGTCGTGGTTTTGCCTTTCAAGACTTACCTGCAGAAGCACTTGCCGGTGCAGACGTGTTTAAATCAAACACTGCGGATCTTATTGAAGGAGGAGTTGCCGGTGTAGTTAACCTGCAATTGCACAAGCCGCTAAACTTCGACGAGGGGCTGACGTCGGCCTTCAACACCCGGGTTTTCTACGGTGATAACGTAGAAAAAGCCAACTATAACATTGGTGGCCTAGTATCGAACCATTGGTCAAATGAATACGGCGATATGGGTGCGCTGTTTAACATCTCTTATTCTGACATTGATTTTGATCGCCCGGTTTCTTACAACTGTGATCCCCGCTCAGGTACTAATGGTCCACAAGGCGGCGAAGGCGCAATTCTACCCACCTGCGTTGGTGGTGTAAGTCAGTTTGGTGGCTATCAGCGCCCTCAGTTTAACATGGCATTGCAATGGGTAACGCCTTCCGGGTTAGAATTATACGCTGACGGTATTTACACTGAGTACAAGTCAGACTGGGAGTCAGACTTTATCTTTTCTGATATTTTTGCGGCCGAAAGTATTACCAACGTTGAGCTCACCGACGATTGTGGTCAGTACCGGGTGCAAGGCGCCGGTTTTGGCGGTACGCCTGATGATCCGTTACAGGATTTGTGTATCGGTCAGTCAGCAAGGTTCAACAATGTTCCCGGTTTGAGTAGTACTCAAGCCAAAGAAACCGGCACCGACCAATATCTGGTGGCATTTGGTGCTCGTTATAATACGGGCAACTGGCAGATGGATGCTGATTTTTCCTATCAGCGCTCTCACACCGAAAACCGTTCCATTATTGTGGATGTCGGCAAGCAGATCGAGGCAGTGGATATCGTTATAAACAATGACGGTTACGGTACCACACAGATGCCCGGCTCCCCCCTTAGCGATGCCAGCGATTTCAGATTTGCCAACTCTTTGGTTCAAGATTTAAACGACGCAGTCGGTGAGCAATACGCCTTCGAAGGGAATGCTGTTTACTTCATGCAGGGCTTGTTTACCGAACTGCAAATGGGTGTTCGCTACGCCGACCGTGATTCAGTCTTTCGTGCCACTCCCCCGGGCGGCCCCGCATCGCCCGGCGGCAACCGCGAGACACTGGTCGACTCGGTAGGGTTACCGGATGATTTTCTGATCACCTCACCTACGAATATTCCTTATATTAACAATGGTGAAAACTGGGTGACACCTGATCGCGATTTTCTTATCAATAACACTGAAACCCTTAGACAAATCTATGGCGCGCCTTCAGGCGACCCAGACTGGGATCCAGCCAGAAACTACGACGCCGACGAACAAACCTACTCAGCCTACGTGCAGGGTAAATACGGTTATGAATTCAGTAACGGTATGTTTATTGACGGCTTGCTAGGTGTTAGAGCGACGCGCACTGACCGCTCGCTCACCGGAACAGGTTTGGTACGCCCGGCACCGACTGAAGATAACCCGAATCCGCCTGCGGTACCGACACCAGTCACCACCGATACTGGCGAAACCAACTTTTTGCCCAATTTCAGCGCCCGGCTTGAGGTCACCGAAGATGTACAGCTACGTTTTACCGCCGCCCGCACGTTGGCGCGCCCAGCATTTGGTGATTTGAACCCCGGTCTAACCTATGACGTGCCGATAAATGCCAACATTCGTCCCAATGGCAGCGGCGGTAACCCTGATTTAAAACCGCAAAAATCCAACGCTTACGACGCTACCGTTGAGTATTACTTTGCCCCGAGCAGTTATATCGCTACCGCGATTTACTATCGCACATTGAAAGACCGCACGGTAGTTGAAGTCAGCCCGGAGGTGATTGACGGTATTGAATATAACATTACCCGCCCTCGCAACGCGGCATCGGCAACGCTGCAAGGTGTCGAAGTCTCAGGTCAGCTTTTCTTTGATTCATTGATTGAGCAAACGCCTGACTGGCTTAACGGCTTCGGCCTAATGGCAAACTTCACGCTGGCAGACAGCGAAATCACGACCGAAAACGATCCGTTACAGGGCGAACCTTTACAAGGTGTGTCAAAGCACAGCTATACCGCTGGCGTGCTCTATGAAAACCATGGTTTCACCGGCCGTCTGGTTTACACCTATCGTTCTGAATACAGCGAGTTTCTGATTGGTGGTGCGCTCAAACCAGAAGGCGCTGGCGAGTATTTTAATAAGGTAAAAGGCAATGGCCGCGTGGATTTCTCGCTGGGATATGACATCAATGAACACCTGACAGTGAGCATTGATGGTACTAACTTGAATGGTGAAACTTATCGCAGTTACTTCGGTACGCCGGCGTTTCCTCATGATGTGCGCGACGATGAGCGCACCTTCGGATTAAGTATTCGCGGTTCATATTAA
- a CDS encoding FCD domain-containing protein: MPATPQTISKEFGGQYESVLAQHNAIVDALRDRNPAQARAATRNHLHFILKVIDQYKPATLSFFESGS; this comes from the coding sequence ATGCCTGCAACTCCCCAGACGATATCCAAGGAATTTGGCGGTCAGTATGAAAGCGTATTGGCGCAACACAATGCTATTGTCGATGCGCTGCGCGACCGAAACCCGGCACAAGCCCGGGCCGCAACGAGAAATCACCTGCACTTTATCCTTAAAGTGATAGACCAGTACAAACCCGCCACCCTGAGTTTTTTTGAGAGCGGAAGTTAA
- a CDS encoding type II toxin-antitoxin system PemK/MazF family toxin, with product MATLYIPARGDIVITDFDTPAAHEQACKRPALILPPAPFTNQIQLRYSS from the coding sequence GTGGCTACGCTGTATATCCCTGCTCGCGGTGACATAGTGATCACTGACTTTGACACGCCTGCCGCTCATGAACAAGCCTGTAAGCGCCCTGCACTGATATTGCCACCTGCTCCATTCACCAACCAGATTCAGCTACGCTATTCATCGTAA
- a CDS encoding glycoside hydrolase family 43 protein, translated as MKISTFTPLLTSTFIVALLSNPTHAAPVDVPKIFVDGKPLAESSVKVAGSAAESLIQLDVDWANFEISTRVKMLSPDAEAGIAFRMPQKHEGDANSGYRTGLSLSDENVFLRTGDKIVSRRGMALETEMWYSLTLKVRNNHFVLFAGDKPLAEGDYPAFDVIDNAFNAGNLGLYIKGNAEFGSVKIGDYEQATATVTYTNPVQLNCADPGMLHYEDKYYAYCTYTPDFPEMKRGVRLYTSTNLVNWKDEGFALTNENSWGESRHWAPDIVEHDGTFYMYYAVDERIAVATASSPMGPFKQQKQAPMTPDSIKIDAHVFIDDDGEKYFYYVGFDNGNHIWGAKLNDDMKTVDTSTITHLIAPEAPWETHMANVAEGPVVLKHKDWYYMTYSGSHFESPYYSVGYAVAKHPLGPWKKYEFNPVMQSTPFAHGTAHHSLTVSPDGEEMFIVYHQHYSLNQTEPRKIAIDRIRFVPQKNGPDRLEVWGPTVTPQPMPSSTES; from the coding sequence ATGAAAATTAGCACGTTTACGCCTTTACTTACCTCGACTTTTATAGTGGCGTTACTGTCAAACCCGACACATGCGGCTCCGGTTGACGTCCCTAAAATTTTTGTAGATGGTAAACCGCTGGCTGAAAGCAGTGTGAAGGTTGCTGGGAGCGCGGCCGAATCTCTCATTCAACTCGATGTAGACTGGGCTAACTTTGAGATAAGCACCAGGGTTAAAATGCTTTCTCCTGATGCCGAAGCCGGTATTGCTTTTAGAATGCCACAAAAGCACGAAGGTGACGCCAACAGTGGCTACCGTACGGGATTGTCACTGAGTGATGAGAATGTTTTCTTACGCACTGGCGATAAGATTGTCAGCCGCCGGGGCATGGCGCTTGAAACGGAAATGTGGTACTCGCTCACGCTCAAAGTTCGTAATAACCACTTCGTACTTTTCGCGGGCGACAAGCCTCTTGCAGAAGGCGACTATCCTGCCTTTGATGTCATAGATAATGCCTTCAACGCTGGCAATCTCGGCCTTTACATAAAAGGCAACGCTGAATTCGGCAGCGTAAAAATTGGTGATTATGAGCAAGCCACCGCAACGGTGACTTACACTAATCCGGTTCAATTAAATTGCGCCGATCCTGGCATGCTGCATTACGAAGACAAATACTACGCCTATTGCACCTACACGCCGGATTTCCCAGAAATGAAACGGGGTGTCCGCCTTTATACCTCGACCAACCTGGTGAACTGGAAGGATGAAGGCTTTGCCCTGACCAACGAGAATTCATGGGGCGAGTCACGCCATTGGGCGCCAGATATCGTCGAGCATGATGGCACTTTTTATATGTACTATGCCGTGGATGAACGCATTGCTGTAGCGACTGCATCCTCTCCGATGGGCCCGTTTAAACAGCAAAAGCAGGCGCCTATGACACCGGACAGCATTAAAATTGATGCCCATGTTTTTATTGATGACGATGGTGAGAAGTATTTCTATTACGTAGGTTTTGATAACGGCAATCACATCTGGGGTGCCAAACTTAACGACGATATGAAAACTGTTGATACCTCTACCATAACCCATCTCATTGCCCCTGAAGCGCCATGGGAGACCCATATGGCGAATGTAGCCGAAGGTCCGGTGGTACTTAAACACAAAGATTGGTATTACATGACTTACTCGGGCAGTCATTTTGAAAGCCCCTATTACTCTGTGGGCTACGCTGTGGCAAAGCATCCGCTTGGGCCTTGGAAGAAGTATGAATTTAACCCGGTGATGCAATCCACACCTTTTGCTCATGGTACCGCCCACCACAGCCTAACAGTTTCCCCCGACGGCGAGGAAATGTTTATTGTTTACCACCAGCATTACAGCTTGAATCAAACAGAGCCGCGCAAGATAGCAATTGATCGTATTCGGTTTGTGCCGCAGAAAAATGGCCCCGACAGGTTAGAAGTCTGGGGGCCAACAGTAACCCCGCAACCTATGCCAAGTAGCACTGAAAGCTAA
- a CDS encoding glycoside hydrolase family 2 protein: MMTLKLWLQSSLLGLLISFTPLAMADAKWSPAPDSMLTQWGEQITPQNAWQQYPRPQMQRDNWQNLNGLWHYAVQPRSQGEPKKWAGNILVPFAIESPLSGVKTRLSENDALWYQRDFTANAEGKNTLLHFEAVDYATRVWVNDTYVGSHRGGNLPFSFDISKALKSGTNTLTVRVIDDTDAPDRYQLRGKQTRDNQGIWYTPVSGIWQTVWLEHVSSVYAKALKLEASANGELHVNVKTRGEIARMEVVVSDGTKQVAQHSVGSTRITLAIPNVQAWNPSHPKLYDVNVTLFDRQDEQIDQIKSYAGFRTISRAQDKNGNWQFTLNGKPEFQLGPLDQGWWPDGLLTPPSEAAIVKEMRYLKDAGYNLIRKHKKVEPRRYYYLADKLGFLIWQDQVSGGTDSSGNKQEWPVWNEASKAFEDRMKGEIEADWPQWAHQQYMDELSSMIDTLYNHPSIIVWTTFNERWGQHRTMKIGRFVEQYDTSRLLNIASGGNFFPVGDIADAHHYPEPVFLTNEGTFDNYVKVVGEYGGHGWAVKDHLWAPGGKQMIYGNMPASLDEYKQRYIRSANDLAELKSKGIAAGVYTQTSDVETELNGLLTYDRAVEKFTADELLSIHKKAGLIENIACDTLCEQAFEEVSHEN; this comes from the coding sequence ATGATGACGTTAAAACTATGGTTGCAAAGCTCTCTGCTTGGCTTATTAATCTCATTTACCCCGCTGGCTATGGCAGATGCTAAATGGTCACCTGCACCCGATAGCATGCTGACACAGTGGGGTGAACAAATTACGCCGCAAAATGCCTGGCAGCAATACCCCCGCCCGCAAATGCAACGGGATAACTGGCAGAATCTCAATGGCTTATGGCACTACGCGGTGCAACCAAGAAGCCAAGGTGAGCCAAAAAAATGGGCAGGAAATATTCTGGTGCCTTTTGCCATTGAAAGCCCACTTTCCGGCGTGAAAACTCGTCTTAGTGAAAACGATGCGCTTTGGTATCAGCGAGATTTCACTGCCAATGCGGAAGGCAAAAACACCCTGCTTCATTTTGAAGCTGTTGATTACGCTACCCGTGTTTGGGTAAACGATACTTATGTAGGCAGCCATCGCGGTGGCAACCTGCCCTTTAGTTTTGACATCAGCAAGGCGCTTAAGTCAGGTACTAACACCCTAACGGTGCGTGTAATTGATGACACCGATGCCCCCGACCGCTACCAATTACGCGGTAAGCAAACACGCGATAATCAGGGTATTTGGTATACGCCGGTTTCTGGTATCTGGCAAACGGTGTGGTTGGAGCATGTAAGCTCCGTCTACGCTAAAGCGTTAAAGCTGGAAGCCAGTGCCAATGGTGAATTGCATGTGAATGTCAAAACACGCGGTGAGATTGCCCGAATGGAAGTGGTCGTATCAGACGGTACAAAGCAAGTTGCCCAACATTCCGTTGGCAGCACTCGAATTACCCTTGCAATACCCAATGTACAAGCATGGAACCCTTCGCACCCTAAGCTGTACGATGTCAACGTCACCCTGTTTGATCGGCAAGATGAACAGATCGACCAAATCAAGAGCTATGCCGGTTTTCGCACTATCAGTCGCGCTCAGGACAAAAATGGCAATTGGCAGTTTACGCTCAATGGCAAGCCAGAGTTTCAACTTGGTCCGTTGGATCAGGGGTGGTGGCCAGACGGTTTGCTCACGCCGCCTTCTGAAGCCGCCATCGTTAAAGAAATGCGCTATTTAAAAGACGCTGGTTATAACCTCATCCGCAAACATAAAAAAGTAGAGCCTCGGCGCTATTACTACCTGGCTGATAAACTCGGATTCCTTATTTGGCAGGATCAGGTCTCTGGCGGCACTGACAGCAGTGGTAATAAGCAAGAATGGCCAGTCTGGAATGAAGCGTCTAAGGCTTTCGAGGATCGTATGAAGGGCGAAATTGAAGCCGATTGGCCGCAATGGGCGCACCAGCAATACATGGATGAGCTTAGTAGCATGATCGATACTTTATACAACCACCCTTCCATTATTGTCTGGACCACGTTTAACGAACGCTGGGGACAACATCGCACCATGAAAATCGGCCGCTTCGTTGAGCAGTACGATACCTCTAGGCTGCTGAACATTGCCAGTGGCGGTAACTTTTTCCCTGTAGGTGATATTGCTGATGCCCATCATTATCCCGAACCGGTTTTTCTCACCAACGAAGGCACCTTCGACAATTATGTAAAAGTGGTAGGAGAGTACGGTGGGCACGGCTGGGCAGTGAAAGATCACCTTTGGGCTCCCGGCGGCAAGCAAATGATTTACGGCAATATGCCCGCCTCACTAGATGAATATAAACAGCGCTATATCCGCTCGGCCAACGATCTTGCCGAGTTAAAAAGCAAAGGCATTGCTGCTGGGGTATATACGCAAACCTCCGATGTGGAAACCGAGCTTAACGGTCTGCTTACCTACGACCGTGCTGTGGAAAAATTCACCGCAGATGAGTTGCTTTCCATTCATAAAAAAGCCGGATTAATTGAAAACATCGCGTGTGACACACTTTGCGAACAAGCATTTGAAGAGGTTAGCCATGAAAATTAG
- a CDS encoding glycoside hydrolase family protein, which translates to MKLLTQSMLAATLLFVAITHAQQPNPPGQVEKGEKPVNEAYLFAHMTHEDYGRLYYSVSLDGLHWYRLNDGKRVFENYQGHPDITQGPDGTYYIAGNTSDSSPDINIWRSSDLIKWEKHTTYRPDLSSTPGYENALQRIGAPKLFYDEASKQFVMSWHTPHEEGTKEDPERYWASQRTLYVTSTDLKTFSAPPKRLLDWDMGTIDVFLRHAEGKYWAIIKDETYPTLDWVTGKTIRIASSDDLLGPYDNLSDPISPNFREAPMLIPSPDDSAWYLYYEQYPGVSYGLSVADSLGGPWYQISGYTFFADWDKYSLPAKVRHGHMRVISKTEYNALVEGFGIDKSGK; encoded by the coding sequence ATGAAATTGCTCACTCAATCAATGCTGGCTGCCACACTTCTCTTTGTAGCCATTACTCATGCCCAGCAACCCAACCCGCCAGGTCAGGTGGAAAAGGGCGAAAAGCCTGTCAACGAGGCATATTTGTTTGCGCACATGACTCACGAAGATTACGGGCGGCTGTACTACAGTGTCAGTCTGGACGGGCTGCATTGGTATAGGCTTAATGACGGCAAACGGGTGTTCGAAAATTATCAAGGCCACCCCGATATTACCCAAGGTCCTGACGGCACCTACTACATCGCCGGTAATACCAGCGATTCATCCCCCGATATCAACATCTGGCGTTCAAGTGACTTGATCAAATGGGAAAAACACACTACCTACCGCCCCGATTTATCTTCTACGCCGGGCTATGAAAATGCGTTGCAACGCATCGGTGCCCCTAAGCTTTTTTATGATGAAGCGTCCAAGCAATTTGTTATGTCCTGGCACACGCCACACGAAGAAGGAACTAAAGAAGATCCAGAACGCTATTGGGCCAGCCAGCGCACGTTGTATGTCACCTCGACCGATTTGAAAACGTTCTCCGCTCCACCCAAGCGCTTGCTCGACTGGGACATGGGCACCATTGACGTATTTCTACGTCATGCTGAAGGAAAATACTGGGCAATTATCAAAGACGAAACCTACCCCACCCTTGACTGGGTCACAGGCAAAACCATTCGTATCGCCAGTTCTGACGATTTGTTAGGCCCTTATGACAACCTAAGCGATCCCATCAGCCCAAACTTCCGAGAAGCGCCAATGCTAATCCCTTCGCCTGACGATTCGGCTTGGTATTTATATTACGAGCAATACCCGGGCGTATCCTATGGCTTGTCGGTGGCCGATTCACTTGGCGGCCCCTGGTATCAGATTTCCGGCTACACCTTTTTTGCCGACTGGGACAAATACAGTCTGCCAGCCAAAGTTCGCCACGGCCATATGCGCGTTATTTCAAAAACAGAATATAACGCGCTGGTCGAAGGGTTTGGCATCGACAAGTCAGGCAAATAG
- a CDS encoding RICIN domain-containing protein — protein MKKLLWLILLTLWWQASYAEVLMEDVTSFYPRMIRLAYNGPANDSIVASFDVIGAGHIYQSTDDGQSWTQISTINETGFDNTCCSELYEVPQTMGNTTAGTLFWAVSAHNGTPPAAREIKIYKSTDQGQSWRYFSSPVSGNTGLWEAEFIIDDYGRLVMYYASEEHKGNGYNQLIAHKISTDGGQTWGNEVVDIAIADTLQRPGMPTITQLPNGDYVMAYEICGPTYNCDAFYRKSSDGVSWGSIAAIGTHIESVSGNHYSHAPTITWFDNGTANGELVVGAQVLRDAANNDIVRPYSVYMVNNNNGDGRWTERAAPLFVPSDGTNPCNSYSPQFLQRLNSNQIIHMTNKECRMYTAVGEFNQPVPNGTYRLTARHSGKALEVADCATADEANVQQWPWNGADCQRWNLTWQGDGSYSLVSANSDKALDVAACSTENGANIQQWPYSGAPCQKWRIEPVGDGFYRVVSQNSGKVLDVDACNAADGQNVQQWEWQGGECQQWKIEPVSANSIAQGTYSIVSQNSGKALDVNACSANAGANVQQWPYSGANCQRWQVTPTADGYFEILSVNSNLALDVDGCLDVRGQNIQQWNSTGANCQRWSFDEVEPGFFKIASKNGGKVLDVNACSLADGANVQLWEWLGGACQRWELNSL, from the coding sequence ATGAAAAAATTACTGTGGTTAATTCTACTGACATTGTGGTGGCAAGCCAGCTACGCGGAAGTCTTAATGGAAGATGTCACTTCATTTTATCCCCGAATGATAAGGCTGGCCTATAACGGCCCCGCTAACGACAGCATTGTCGCCAGTTTTGATGTCATCGGTGCCGGGCATATTTACCAGAGCACCGACGATGGACAAAGTTGGACACAAATCTCAACGATCAACGAAACCGGCTTTGACAATACCTGTTGCAGCGAGCTTTACGAAGTTCCGCAAACCATGGGCAATACCACCGCTGGGACATTGTTCTGGGCGGTCTCCGCACACAATGGCACACCACCGGCAGCGCGGGAAATAAAAATCTATAAAAGCACCGATCAGGGGCAAAGTTGGCGCTATTTCTCTTCACCTGTATCTGGCAATACCGGCTTGTGGGAAGCAGAATTTATTATTGACGATTATGGTCGCCTAGTCATGTATTACGCCAGCGAAGAGCATAAGGGCAACGGTTATAACCAACTGATTGCACACAAAATTTCTACCGACGGTGGGCAAACCTGGGGTAATGAGGTTGTCGACATTGCGATTGCCGACACCTTGCAACGGCCTGGTATGCCTACCATTACACAGTTGCCTAATGGCGATTACGTTATGGCTTACGAAATTTGCGGGCCTACTTATAACTGCGATGCGTTTTACCGTAAATCTTCCGATGGGGTGAGCTGGGGCTCGATAGCCGCCATTGGCACGCATATCGAGTCGGTATCGGGAAATCATTATTCTCACGCCCCCACGATAACGTGGTTTGATAACGGCACGGCCAACGGAGAATTAGTGGTGGGTGCGCAGGTGTTAAGAGACGCTGCAAACAACGATATCGTGCGGCCATATTCAGTTTATATGGTTAACAATAATAATGGTGACGGGCGGTGGACCGAGCGCGCCGCGCCCCTATTTGTGCCAAGCGACGGCACAAATCCCTGTAACAGCTATAGCCCACAGTTTTTGCAACGCCTCAACAGTAACCAAATCATTCATATGACCAACAAAGAGTGTCGTATGTATACTGCTGTCGGCGAATTTAATCAGCCAGTTCCCAATGGCACATACAGGTTAACCGCCAGACATTCAGGTAAAGCGTTAGAAGTGGCAGACTGCGCTACGGCTGATGAAGCCAATGTTCAGCAATGGCCGTGGAATGGTGCCGATTGTCAGCGTTGGAACTTGACCTGGCAAGGGGATGGCAGTTACAGCTTAGTGTCTGCAAACAGCGATAAAGCTTTAGATGTTGCAGCTTGTTCGACCGAAAACGGTGCCAACATTCAGCAATGGCCATATAGCGGCGCACCTTGTCAAAAGTGGCGGATAGAACCCGTTGGTGACGGTTTCTATCGGGTAGTTTCACAAAACAGCGGCAAAGTGCTGGATGTTGATGCGTGTAACGCGGCTGACGGGCAAAACGTACAGCAATGGGAATGGCAGGGAGGCGAATGCCAACAGTGGAAAATTGAACCAGTGAGCGCTAACAGTATTGCTCAAGGCACCTATTCGATTGTATCGCAAAACAGCGGTAAAGCGCTGGATGTTAACGCATGCTCTGCAAATGCCGGGGCAAATGTGCAACAATGGCCTTATTCCGGTGCAAATTGCCAGCGCTGGCAGGTCACCCCCACCGCCGACGGTTATTTTGAAATACTGTCGGTGAACAGCAATCTGGCGTTGGATGTGGATGGTTGTCTGGATGTGCGCGGGCAGAATATTCAGCAGTGGAACAGCACCGGCGCGAACTGTCAGCGTTGGTCATTTGATGAGGTTGAGCCCGGCTTCTTCAAAATCGCTTCAAAAAATGGCGGCAAGGTGCTCGACGTTAACGCTTGTTCATTGGCTGACGGCGCGAATGTACAGCTATGGGAGTGGCTAGGTGGTGCTTGCCAGCGCTGGGAGCTTAATTCGCTTTAG